The following DNA comes from Anopheles arabiensis isolate DONGOLA chromosome 3, AaraD3, whole genome shotgun sequence.
ACATAGATTCCAGCGCCGACCATATGACCGATACCTACAATGAAAGTGTAATGGCATAGAGAAGAGAGATAAAAACGTTAAATTTTTTGGaaagtttaattaaacatCCAAGCAGCCATATGGTAGATGTGCTGGGAGCGGAAAGAGCGGCGAGTAGCTCAGATCTCTTTCGAAGAGGAATCCCCCTTTCATTTACTATAGTTTTATTTGGgttatttgaattttgttagGATATTTTACAAATAACCTATAAAAGGCCTATTTGTATATTACCAGTGTCAGTGtgtattgtttgattttgatacTTTCCTTAAAGGATATTGCTTCCatatgtttttgattttttcaccTGAAACATATCTTCCACTCATACTCCATCCTAAATCCTGATTCCAGACGTGaccaataaattaaatactaACTGATTACTATTATTTCCCCCATTTCCTAAGGGCGAGGTCAGGTTGCGATTTTACTTGATATGCCTTttagctgcttttttttttaaactaaaaaaagacaCTCTCTCTAACATGGTacaggaaaaacaaattaaaaagaagCTAAAAATGGAGGCAGACAAATGCAAAAATAGTCTACAGAACAATTCTGGTAAACAAAAAGaggatgtaaacaaacacaactaCCACCTGTTTACTTTGACGTAACGCAGGATGTTTGTACGtcgtcctttttttctctctttctctcctctcAATAGTGTGCTGGAATGTTTGTTAGTGTGGAGTGTACATGTGTGCAAGtgtgctagtgtgtgtgtgtgtgcttatgtGTGAACCAACGCAATAACATTGCTCGAACCTAATTATCCTTTCGTGCGCTTTTGTCCTCCCCCCTTTTCGATGCGAAATCACCTGAAAAGCGGAAATTTTACTTAAAACGCTAAATTTTGCTTACCCAGCAGCGTGATGTCGAATGTGTTTAAACATCTATTCAGCGGAGTTTCCATCAGATCCGCCGGAAGCTGCTTGGTGCGGTTCATCTTGGTGCAGAGACCGGACATGACGTGCCCCAGGATCATTCTTCTGGCGCTGGGCATCGTGTCACGTCCGTCAGCCAAAAGGGTTTGCCAAATTACGATTCAAATTTCACCCGAAGCCACCCACCCAGTGCACCGTATCCGGTTGCGAGCCGCAAAATCCTGCCATATGGAACGAAATGGGACGAAAGGGTAAAGCAACatgttttcgtttattttactACTACATCCTATatcatgcttttttttttagcaaatttcAATTGAACAAAACGCAACACTTCACAATACATTTACTAATAGTCACTGAACGTGATAAGTAATGGGGTATTTTTTGCATCCCCTTCGGTATATTATCACTTGTTGAGGGCAGAAATGCATTTGCGTACCTGCGAAAATGATTAGCGCGATGTGATGTTTGATGTAGATACACTGCTAGCAAAAGGTACAGATTGTCGATAAATAACTAACACACACGGCTCGCTTGCACTCCGCAACAATCTCTTACGACTCCTCCCTGCGAGCAGCTGGAAACTTGCCCTTCGCCCACTTTTGGACCTCCTACCGAGAAGGTAGCAGTACGGAGCAGGACGCGTTCGTGCTGCTGGCCACCTTTAAAGTCTGTTTGGATCTAACCCAACACACTCAGCGTAGTCTGGCACAGTGAGTGGCAACTTGTTCGATTTTTTGGACCGTTCCTTACCTTCTCGCACCCACACGCAACGGCGTGCGACGTGGATACGAACGTGGAGGCGGTCATGCGCAAACGCATCATCGTACCTTTTTGAAGGAGTTTTGCGACTCGGTGCTGCCCTAAAGGTGTGCTATTGGGATAGTGCAAGGCAAACAATCTCGAAGGCAGCATTCAGAGTAGTGAAGCcttttgaaaaagaaacacaagtCATTTAAGTCCTTACCAACAAAGAGTAACATTTATTACACTATACAGGCTTGCAAAGCATAACAATTTCATGTTGTGGTTTTATTTCGAACCCTCGAAAAGGTTTACGAATGTTTTGAATCTTGTGTCGATTCGGTACCTGCCTTGTTCGCGCTTCTTGCTGCCTCCTCTTCCTTAGCCCGGTTGCGCAAGATGCTAGTGATGAAGAACTCGCCTGCTTTGTATGAGCTGCGTACCAGCGGACCGCTGGCCGTGTACAGGAACCCGAGCTCATTGCCTCGCTCCTCCCAGTGTTTGAACTTTTCCGGCGTAACGTACTCAATCACCTTCAGATGCCGTTTAGTGGGCTGCATGTACTGACCAAGCGTAAGACAATCGACACCGACGGAACGTAGATCTAGAGGAGGGatgaaaaatattgcacaTGAAGATGGAAACAACCGGACACGTTGTGTATTAACCGACCTTTAAGCGTCTGTTCAACCTGCTCGTCCGTTTCACCCAATCCAAGCATGATGGAAGATTTGGTCATGAGATTCGGGTTGAACCGTTTAACGCTAGCCAAACACTCCAGACTTTGGCGGTAGCGCGCCCGGCGGTCGCGCACAAACGGGGTCAGCGCTTCTACCGTTTCGATGTTGTGCGCGTACACGTCCAGCCCGGACATTGCGACCGTTTCGATGCACTGCAGATCCCCACGGAAGTCTGGCGCTAGACATTCGACAAAAATGCGAGGAttcctaaaacaaaaaagaaacgcaaaaaacatgaaaatttcaatgttcaatttaaagaatttaattttatcgTCTTATTGCTTACTGTTTCTTAATTTCTTTGATCGTCGCTGCAATGTGGTTCGAGCCTCCGTCCGGCAGATCATCGCGATCGACTGATGTGAGTACGATATAGTCCAAGCCCCACGATGCGATGGCCGTCGCCGTATTCATCGGCTCCGCCGGATCCAGTGGGGGTGGTGCCCGTGCCGTTTTTACGCTACAAAAGCGACATCCCCGGGTGCACGTGTCACCCATGAgctaaaacacattaaaaagcacatcGCTTTAAAAGCCCTGTTGCTAGCAAGAACAGTAAATTTAAGATTCACTTtccgtacgtacgtacgtccAGAATTATTGATAACGCGGGGCGCCTACGATGGAACGCTCCTTATcaggaaggaaaagaaaacaatccaTCACTTACCATTATAGTAGCCGTCTGGGTACCATGTTCGCCACCACCCCAGCATTCTCCGATGTTGGGACATTTTGCTTCCTCGCACACCGTCGCAAGCTTTAGCTCCCGCAGCTGCTCCTTGATGCGGGTGAAGTCTTTACCCATCGGTATCTTCGTCTTGAGCCAGGGTGGCAAACGTAGCCGATCATTTTCGCCCTTCTCGCGGCGCAGCTTCCCTTCGTAGGCGGTCCAGTCCTCCTTGTTGTAGTCCGGATGTTGCACAAAGTCCTGGAAGTTGGGTCCACTCTCCAGTCGCTCGCGAATTTTCTCCAGCTGGTTGCTGGCGCTGGCCGCACTGTGTTTACATTGCTGCGGGATCTTGAAGGACGGAACGGACGGAGGACCGTATGTTATTACACGCGGTGAAACTGTTTCATAATCGTCacttgttgcgttttttttattctgtttcaTTATTTAGGCTAATATTTTGCGGCTATGTTTATCGAATACTTACAATTAGCGGAGcaaattttcctttttgcagTGCATTTCGCAACAGTGGTACACTGCTAGCCATCGCGAGAGAAAattacagaaaaacaaaactggatTGCAAGATTTGCTGTTGTTATGACACTAGATCGAACACAAATCGCCAGGTTGTATCATTCGATGCTTTCCCGAGCCATGATGGGTTTCAAAGCGAAGCacgtaaaacaacaaaaccgacaatttttttatttattttgaatattgtGATGATATTTTATGTTACAACAAATATTTAACTTTGAAAAAGAAGCCTAACGATAGTTTACTCATCGAATAAATTGAACATGCTTTCTCGTTCGACCTGAAAAATGATCAAACCTGCCAGACAAGGgaagaaagcatgtcgattttctTCCTACAGTTATTTCGTTGGATTTTATGTTTGGAAAAGAAACCAATATTTCCACTAATCATTAGTATTTGGCAATCAACTACACTCTGTTTCGCTGACAATTTGTGATTTGTTAATGAAAAATTAGAAGACAAAAATTATCTCATGATTATCCAATTCTGCGTACAGAATAGTTCAAATTGACACCTTCATGTTGCTATAGATTATTAAGATAAATTGCTTATTTACGCGTTCGCAttgtaaaacagaaacatcGTTCACCATAATCGCCTCCAGGTACatcaaaatatgaaaaaagatATGGAGATGCCGGGGATTGAACCCGGGACTTCTCACATGCGAAGCGAGCGCTCTACCACTGAGCTACATCCCCGTTGTGAAGGGAGGGCGTCTAGAGCCGACCGGGTGCCCAAGCACAACCACAGCTGATTAGAATAGGAACGTCAAACTTCTATTTCCAACgcgaattattttatttttattatcagTTCTTTCAAATGTACTTCATTTGTATGTTGCTTCAATTATTTCCATCCTCACCACTATCTCCCGCAATCATATCCGCTGTTTTACCATCATCGTCCACCAAATCCGTGGGAAAGTGTAGTTTCTTCACCAAATACTCAACCATTCTGGGCCGTTTTTCGATGGTAAATTTGTGCAGCAGCGTTGCATTACGATGCTGCTGGAACCGATAATCATGTGCACTCTGCAGCCTAGCGCCACGCTGTATCAGCTGCTCAGCGATCGTCAAATGTTCAGTTTCCAGTGCGACTACCAGTGGTGTGCGGCGAAATTTGTCTTCCGCCTCATGATCAACCTGCGCATCGTCCAACAGCAGTTTCGAGATGTTGGTCAAATTGTTCAGTGCCGCCATGTGCAAACAATTCATGCCGAGAATGTTCTTTGCATTACGATCTGCACCCCGTTCGAGCAGCAATTGTGCCATAGAGCGATCGTTCGAAATTACCGCTATCATTAGTGGGCTACGCTGTAGGAAGTCCGTCGCGGACAGGTAGTCCGGCTGACGATCTATAAGCAGCTTTAAAATATCTCTCTTTCCGAGCAGACAGGCATGCAGCACGTGCTCTGGTCGTACCGTTACTCCAGCGGTTGTTAGCAAATAGTTGATCTGGTACGACGTTTGATCAGTATCGATCGCAATACTTAAGGCTGATCGTTTATCTTTTGTGATCGTATTTACGTCAAGATGCGGAATCGATAGAACCAGCGATAGGATGCTCCGTTTCCCACCATGCACGGCACAGTGCCAGGCAGTgtagttgttttcattttgaaacaaaccaTTCGCACCATTCTGCAGCAGTAGTTGCGCTGCTTCATAGTGTCCCGTAGCGCATGCAACCATAAAGGGAGTGAAACAATATTCCCTACTGATGGAATCGACCGAAAAGTTTCGATCTATGTTATCATTCGCCAACAGGTAGCGTAGAAAGTGTATCCTGTTTAAACGAGCCGCTAGATGAAGCAGTTCTCCTCGCTGTACATCGTACCCGAATTGCAGGTGCAGCGTCAAGAACAATTCATAATTATTCTCCTCAATGGCTGTCCGGAGTGGATTGTTAAGGAAAGCGTCCATCTGGGCAGCTACGATTCGACCTATGTCTGCTGGAAATCGGTCTAGTAGCTGGCAACCGTTACGCATCGCTACAGTTTGCACGACTTTCGGCTCAATCCAAGGATCCGCACCGTGATCGAGTAGCATTTCCGCGATCACGTCGTCATGGTATCGAACAGCGATCAGCAATGGGAGATCACCGAATGCATTCTTTGCTTTCAGCAGGTTCTTATACCGCAGCATCACAAACTGCAACAGCTCCAAATCTCCACGTAAAACCGCCCAATGAAGAACCGTGTTACCTAGGTGATCTTTCAAATCCAGAAACCATTCCGATGGCAATAAGCGTAAAAGCTGTTGTACAAAAGTGGCAGAATGTCGCACGAAAATGGAGGACAGTTCCGTGCTCATTAACTGTTTCATTGCATCCTCGCTTGTTTTTTGCCATAGCGCCTGTACCCCATCAATCAATCCGTACTTTAATGCCAATCGAGCACAGAACACCTGCGGGCTGCCGATCAGTATTTCTATCTTTTTGATGAGCTCCGTGTCGTGGAAATAGTTTATTAGAAGATAGAAAAGGTTCAACCCGTTCGGCCGATAGTCCAGCAGTTGAGCTATAAAGCGGTCCGGATTCCCTTCCAGCGCTACCGACACTACTTCCCGATCGAGACACGTACGGCTCATGAGCAGCAGATTGGCCACGTTTGATTCCGGCTCCCGAAGCCGCTGCTCTAAGGTATGCGTGTGAAAGTTGGTGACGATTCCGAAAAACTCTTCCTGCTCCATTGTCCATTCGGTTTGTCGTTGAAATATTTCTGCAAATTGTGCCTGCTCATTAACAGCTCTCGGTTGTCCCTTACACGGTGCCACTTTATCCGTTGCAGTACCATACAATTTCAACCGATTTTCAACTAAGTAGCGTGCATTTTGTACAACCGCCTTGGTGCAGGGCGTAAGCGTATCGTACGCTAGAAAGTCATGGGCCAAATAGTTTCGCAGGTTTCGCCCCGTTATCACTGGTACGGTCATCGCTAGGTCGCTCATGTTGTCACGAAACACGCTCAAGTTGCAAACTATTTCTGCAGCTTCCAGTAGGCAGTACTCCAGCGCTTGTTCATCCGTCTGGGAAGCTAAGCTGCCCGTCAAACGGTCGGAATGGCTTAAAATTTGCTCCATAGTGTCAAGCAGCCCGTCAAACATTCGCTGAAGCACTTGTTCGTCCGTTTTGCGAAGGTTCTTCAATCGCTCCAACACATCCCGCACATTGTCCTGCCGGCCTGCACGACGATCCTTCACTATCTCTTTCAACACCCGGTACTTGTTATCTAGCACA
Coding sequences within:
- the LOC120903745 gene encoding lipoyl synthase, mitochondrial, with amino-acid sequence MASSVPLLRNALQKGKFAPLIIPQQCKHSAASASNQLEKIRERLESGPNFQDFVQHPDYNKEDWTAYEGKLRREKGENDRLRLPPWLKTKIPMGKDFTRIKEQLRELKLATVCEEAKCPNIGECWGGGEHGTQTATIMLMGDTCTRGCRFCSVKTARAPPPLDPAEPMNTATAIASWGLDYIVLTSVDRDDLPDGGSNHIAATIKEIKKQNPRIFVECLAPDFRGDLQCIETVAMSGLDVYAHNIETVEALTPFVRDRRARYRQSLECLASVKRFNPNLMTKSSIMLGLGETDEQVEQTLKDLRSVGVDCLTLGQYMQPTKRHLKVIEYVTPEKFKHWEERGNELGFLYTASGPLVRSSYKAGEFFITSILRNRAKEEEAARSANKAGTESTQDSKHS
- the LOC120903763 gene encoding uncharacterized protein LOC120903763: MATMYKTMQTAILGGNVDQLKEIFTRNSNDADCHAQLSRAYAELKHRNIPLSDEMIHFVEYELVKASYRNAAIAYQGGESSSTTKSTDVAQQRIAHMVKCIDLIVCQHQVDSYTDVDDLLVLRLRHVYAHVFFLKTHLRKLPLLQMQFCIAVFLKLVTGQAINGFEIYAFTIDIERLIRFLKLIRNALTNEQKPAIDLQCYVQYVQQVWHSAAGKQLSRVPKRIRTYIQIQLNSLNLSTLESLTKDIPFEKLPLPVQQALKAQYEKTIDWDHRKRSRATFKELYETYYIMKQHFSIRKVLKYIDGIREDACSDPPHMHRPIPSPVRIRAIKRTLQVIGEMIKSTRESPNITVKLDRILQLITSEVLAERTKDLRQFFSHGYSLAKLELEAESCDQIGLVFQKIETNLREARRWFVYTQTQQNLLIYRRYLSYLKSFKTIEALRSYIAFVGTEFKGKLIETFRPEQLTEAKLLIQHMLDSSKPSELLNTATRTDLEYIGKELQLRIDVIRAENASLGRTIDDFFLLESYIRQPSSSLERVRQIADWILSRTELAKRHKLVQKTDLMYARELLAHLQMGETDETRRYMWGAIWTRLAKEQFSGLDTLLGRTEQRSDVVLDVTVKTMQSLNLPLDDDEYVQFVNRRLAKSYYPNVFVLDNKYRVLKEIVKDRRAGRQDNVRDVLERLKNLRKTDEQVLQRMFDGLLDTMEQILSHSDRLTGSLASQTDEQALEYCLLEAAEIVCNLSVFRDNMSDLAMTVPVITGRNLRNYLAHDFLAYDTLTPCTKAVVQNARYLVENRLKLYGTATDKVAPCKGQPRAVNEQAQFAEIFQRQTEWTMEQEEFFGIVTNFHTHTLEQRLREPESNVANLLLMSRTCLDREVVSVALEGNPDRFIAQLLDYRPNGLNLFYLLINYFHDTELIKKIEILIGSPQVFCARLALKYGLIDGVQALWQKTSEDAMKQLMSTELSSIFVRHSATFVQQLLRLLPSEWFLDLKDHLGNTVLHWAVLRGDLELLQFVMLRYKNLLKAKNAFGDLPLLIAVRYHDDVIAEMLLDHGADPWIEPKVVQTVAMRNGCQLLDRFPADIGRIVAAQMDAFLNNPLRTAIEENNYELFLTLHLQFGYDVQRGELLHLAARLNRIHFLRYLLANDNIDRNFSVDSISREYCFTPFMVACATGHYEAAQLLLQNGANGLFQNENNYTAWHCAVHGGKRSILSLVLSIPHLDVNTITKDKRSALSIAIDTDQTSYQINYLLTTAGVTVRPEHVLHACLLGKRDILKLLIDRQPDYLSATDFLQRSPLMIAVISNDRSMAQLLLERGADRNAKNILGMNCLHMAALNNLTNISKLLLDDAQVDHEAEDKFRRTPLVVALETEHLTIAEQLIQRGARLQSAHDYRFQQHRNATLLHKFTIEKRPRMVEYLVKKLHFPTDLVDDDGKTADMIAGDSGEDGNN